Within Chiroxiphia lanceolata isolate bChiLan1 chromosome 24, bChiLan1.pri, whole genome shotgun sequence, the genomic segment AGTCCTGCAGAAGGGGCAAACTGCCTACCAGAGGAAAGGCTCGACCCAGCTCTTCTGCTCCACACTGTGCCTCACTGGATACACCACTCCAGTTTCTCGCCCACCAGCTTCTACCAAGAAAACCTGCTCAAGCTGCTCAAAGTAGGACAATGCCTTAATTTGTTCTAGTCATAATTGATATTCGGGCAGATAATGAAAGCCTTCGGTGCTGGTTTTGTGCCTCTCGCTGCTCCTCTTACACGTCCCTTCAAAAACTGGTGCTGGTGCTGTTCCTTGTTAATTGCTCTGTCTGCTGGCAGTTCCATTTCCTTAATTGGGTGTTacatacacacatttaaaaGCCACTGTGATGGAGAGTGTCTTTTTTTGATTTAAATGAGCCAAATatgaaaaactgcatttcaaaagGTCCTACATTTTCCTGCCACTGGGAAATGTCATTGCACTCTCAAAACCACTAACAAGAGTACATTCTCCAAAAgtattttatgctttatttcttctggaGGAAGATAGATTTGTGAATCcctaaaatgaagcaaaacatgGGTGAATTAATGTATTCAAGGCCGAATATCTCCTTAGattctgagaaaaaattaactttttgaTCTGGCTCCATTCTGTgatccagcctgtgctggagaaTGTTTAGTCTCCAGAAGAAGCGAGGGAGCAAGCTGACACAAAAACAACATTAATCCTTTatctctgtgtttgtttttccttttccatagAGAAATTCTAAATCCAAAGGATGTAATCACTGCCCAGTTTGATAACACGGACTCCAGTAAGGATTTCTGCAGCCAGTCTTGTCTGTCCACGTACGAACTGAAAAGGAAACCCATTGTCACTATCCACACCAACAGCATCTCCAGCAAGTGCAGCATGTGCCAGAAGAACGCAGTGGTAATTGCAAATTCCTTCATTTGAATTTCCTTAGATCAGCACAGCTCGCTGTCTGGGAGGTGAACACTCACATTCCTTGTGTCCCTGCTGAATGTTGTCCCTCTCCCCCCAGATCAGGCACGAGGTGAACTACCAGAACGTGGTGCACAAGCTGTGCAGCGACGCCTGCTTCTCCCAGTTCCGCTCGGCCAACAACCTGACCATGAACTGCTGTGAATACTGTGGGGGGTATTGCTACAGTGGCTCTGGGCAGTGCCACATCCTGCAGATAGAGGGACAGTCCAAAAAGTTCTGCAGTTCCATATGTGTGACGGCCTACAAGCAGGTATgtgggacaggacaagggggatcggcttcccactgccagagggaagggtcagatggggtttggggagaaattctcccctgtgagggctgggaggccctggcacaggttgcccagagaagctgtggctgcccctggatccctgggagttgcccctggagcaacctgggctagtggaaggtgtccctgcccatggcatggggtgggactggatgatctttaaggtcccttccagcccaaaccagtctgggattccacaattctgtgattctgtatttgGACTGAATACTAAAAATATGTCTTTGAGATTTTGGGTGTTCAGAAACACCCAGTGTATTAGTAGATTATGGCAGTTACTGGGTTGGTCTAAGGTAACTGCTTTTGCCATTTCATGGAGGAACAgagtcattaaggttggaaaagccctccaaggtcgtcaagtccaaccttcaaccCAATGTCATGGTGCCCATCAAACCATCTCACCAAGTGTCACATGCACTTgtgctttgaacacttccagggatgatgatttGCTTAATCTTTGCCCAGACATAttgctctgtttttcccttACCCCTGAACCAGCTACCAGAGAATTCCAGTGTGGGAGAAGACACAGTGGGACCCCCCAGCCCACTGTGACTGTTTTCAGTCTCTGAGATGCTCCCtgtttgagtattttttttattaaattaaattgtaGCCCTTAAATTAAGTGGAGAGGAAAAGTAATAATTAATTGATAATTatgattttaatttataaacttttcatatttattttttattataatgtATCCTCTTAAAGAGCTGACCATTTGAGGCaacattaatttgttttaatagcTCAGTTATTTTTGACTGACCTATCTTAATGCAATTACTTTAGGAAAAATTGCCCTCTGATAGGAGAGTGTAACTTCATTTTCTGACTTGACTCTGCTGTCCCATTATTCAGGCCACTTAGGCCAAGAAAGGcctaatgaattaaaaaaaccccacatggTAAACGTATTTCATCCAGAAAATTACCTCCAGCATTAGCTGCCCTCTGAAACAGAtctggaaatgaaattaaataagcTGGAAAGGATTTTATGCTGCTTTTGCATCACACATCAGAACCCCATATATGATAGTTCTCCTGAAAATACAGTATGTTCAATGCCTATAAGGTTAAGTctaatctatttttaattgaCTTTTAAACAGCATTCAACTCAATTGTCAGGTAGATTGTGATAGTTTCTGGggttttgtgggtgtttttaaATCCTTAAAAGCTTATACTCTGTTCTGTCCTGTGAACAGATAGAACAAAGTGCATTTTTAAGGCTGTCAAACTAAAATAGTCTGGTGTACTAATTCTCAAAGTTTTTTCTGAACTTAGAGACCTTAAAAAccttaaatacagaaaatgtgtcTGTGAAAGTCAGACTTCTCTCACCTGTAGTGTTTGCATTGGAGGCCTTCTCCCAGACAGCCTAGTACTGGTTAAAGTGGGGTGGGGAGGCAGCTCAAACCAGAACTCAAATAAGTGCATCTGCACCATGAATAACAGCTGTAAAACTGGTGTGGTTTCAAGCACACCAGCACATTTTATACATGTTTTATATGTTACTGATAATTCCCAGgttaataaaaatttttcaaaaaaattgaAACGAATGACCCATTTCCCTGTTCCCACAGAAGTCAGCTAAAATCACACCCTGCACACTGTGTAAGTCTCTGAGGTCTTCAGCCGAGATGGTGGAGAGCACAAATAATGTGGGGAAAACGGAATTGTTTTGCTCTGTGAACTGTTTGTCAGCATACAGAGTAAAAATAGTCTCTTCTGCAGGTAAGCTTGTCCTTTTACTTCTTTGGAAGCTTAATTTCACAATGCTCATACCCAGACTTTATATGTCCTGAAAGTTAAGGCTGATATTCTGTTTTTAGGGTGGCTTATAAGGGAAGTGCTGAGATGGGAACATAAATAAGGACTTTCTACTATAGGTAAACGTAGCAGTGACAGTACAGCcatttcagttttggttttagGGAGCTTAAACACGGTAATCAAccttaaatctgttttctgctcttgcaAGTGCAGCTGGTGGGTTTCCCAGCCACTTGTGTGGACATACACCATGTCACTGCTGGGGCTCCTCTGCCCTTGTTCTCTGGGGTGATGAGTTTGTTACCTCAGCCCAGTGTTGCAGGGAGCTAGGCAAACATCTTCTCAGCTATTTTTCTtgtggaaatagaaaaatgctTACTGACATCCTAGGGATACAGGGAGATTAATTAAATTTCTGGCAAGcaacaggcacagcagctgcagtgtcTGCTTCTGAATCTGCAGAAATGTCGTCTCGGGCTTCTCTCTGTACCTTGGCTCATCATTCAGACTGTTCTTGTATGCACGGTGCAAAATCATCTGTGATACAACCTGGTGTTGCATAaatcactttttcttctctgtttcacCCTCAGGTGTCCAAGTTCAGTGCAACAGCTGTAAAACCTCAGCCAACCCTCAGTATCACTTGGCCATGTCGGACGGGAGCATACGCAATTTTTGCAGCTACAATTGCGTGGTGGCTTTTCAGGTGTGGCATTCCAGGGTTTCCTCTTAGCTGAATTAACAGGACGCTAAGTCGGTGGTGGAAGTGTCAGGGGATGCTGGGTAAAGGATGTAACCTTGTAAAATAAAGCCTGATCCTTTGCTTCCCTGCAGAACTTGTTCAACAAGCCTTCGGGGCTGAAGTCGTCGGTGGTGCCGCTGTCGCAGGGTCAGGTCATCGTGAGCATCCCCTCGGGGACGGTGGTGTCAGCTGCTGGCACCACCTCCACGGTGTCCCCcagctccaccagcacctcagctgctgcagggctccaGAGACTGGctgcccagtgccagcaggTCACTTTTACCCGCCCTTTTGTAAAACTCAAGtgtcagcactgcagcagaTCGTTTACAACCAAACCCGAACTGCTTGACTACAAGGTAATCGAGATCAGGGCTTTTCAAGCTCTCTTTTCTCAGCAGAAATCCAAGGAATTGTGGTTTATGTGCACTGGTCTGTCAGTACTGCTCTGTTGCTTACTATGAGCTGCTATGGAGGGATTTGGAACTGATTTTGGTATTATTTAACAATTATCAAACTAAATGCTGATACGAGCTCTGTGGTCttaaaaccagggaaaaaaaaaaagaacacaaaaaaaccccaaactaagTGATTGCCTGGCTAAAGAAACACATTCCCATCTCTTGGACCCAGAGATGATCCTTTTAATCCAAGGGCAAAGCACACTGGTGAGGGTTTTCTGCAGAAAGTTCTGCTTTATTGTAAAGCTAAACGGGGAGATTCATTTGCTGGTGCTGTCTGTTGTTGATTTCCAAGGGTATAAATATGTTTCTGCGTTTTTATTAACGGTTAAAATGTATTATCTGGGATGTGACTCATTCAGACATTGAAACCAAAACATTCTGGCTGTGTTGCAGGGTAAAATGTTCCTCTTCTGTGGGAAGACCTGCTGTGATGAgtataagaaaaagaacagtgtGATGGCTTTGTGTGAATACTGCAGGTTTGAGAAAATTATCAAGGAGACAGTGAGATTCTCAGGCACAGATAAAACGTTCTGTAGTGAAGGTAAGAAAGGGCAAAACCCTATCTCAGAGAAATCAAGTGTTTTGCCTTAAAATTATTCGTGATGCTAAGAGaaatctaatatttttaagttaGAAATCTGGTTTTTTAGGTTTAGGAACACAGAACCTTCTTCACACTTAACATTTTAATGGTATGTTTGAACAAATTACTGCAGACATCACTAAATACAAGAACCAGAAGTGCTCAGTGGTTGTCTTTTTGGTGCTGAAGaatgtttttgctgtttccttttaGTTTGTAAACTGCTCTATAAACACGACTTGTCGAAGCGCTGGGGAAACCACTGTAAAATGTGCAGTTACTGTTTACAAACTGCCCCCAAACTGGTCCAGAATCACTTTGCGGGGAAAACGGAGGAATTCTGCTCGGAGGAGTGCATGTCTAAATTCACAGTTCTGTTTTACCAGGTGAGCAGTGTTGTCACATCCCCCAGCAGAGGTTTTTTGTCCACGTGCTCCTCGTTGGTGCTTCCAGGAGTGTTCAATTGGTCCCTCGCTCTCTTTTCCCAGATGGCAAAGTGTGATGGGTGTAAGAAGCAGGGCAAACTCGGCGAGTCCATCAAGTGGCAAGGGGAGATGAAGCATTTTTGCAACCTGCCTTGTATTCTGCTGTTCTGCAAACAGCAAAGTGTTCCTGACCCTCCACCCCCAAACAACACAGGTAACCCGGGCTGGGCGTGGTGCTGCCTGTTGGTGTGTGTGGCACTGAGGTGGATGTTTATGTGGAAACTCAGTTCAGTGAACTTTTTGAGATCTGTCTTCTCCTGGGGAGTTTGCCTGTTGCTGTTGGATGGGCTCAGCTTTAGATCTCTCTCACTTGAGGCAGTTTCAGACTTCTGTAGGTGTGAGGTGCAATTGCTTCATATGCCAAACAAATTTTAGAGAAGATGAAGCAAAAGCACTTGATTTTCAGACACTTCCATGAAAAAAAGGCCTGTTCTCTTGGGGCGAAATGTACTGATCTGGTGAAGACATGTTAAATATGTCACTTGTCTTGATAACACAGAGCAGATATGGTGGAATGTTAATTTTCAGTTAGCAAAAGCAATCAAGTGGTGAAATTAATAGAGTTAATGGCTGTAAATACAGACTCACATATATGCACTTAAAGCAGCCAGTTCTGGGCAGTCTGTGGGCATAGGAAGAGTTCCCATTTCTGTGTCATTAAGTGTTGATTGTTGGAAGTGTCATTCCCAAGGTTAATGAGGGCTGTAGCTGTTTCCTTGAGCAGGTGGAATGGAAATGAGGGTGGGAATGAAGCCCACTGGAACAGGAACTGAGTTTCTGTAGGGAATGAaaggcaaagggaaagaaaggccCACAAAgacaggaagaggaagggaaacaaGAAGCAGGAATATCACTGATCCTAAAGAGGGGCATAATCTCCCACTGAGTGATGGTGGCTGTAACAGTAAGGTACCCAAAACCAATAAAGTATATTAACTGGAAGTTTATAGTGTGCACCAGGCCACAGTCAGCTTTTCAGCTTGGTGCACATCTGCTGCTTACACTGGTGGGAgctcttttccccctcttgctttgtttgcttgtgGAACCAGCTCCTGTTtaaactgaaatgctgcagctttACACCTTCATCCCCTTCTCACAGCAGCCTTTTTCATCTGGAGATAAATCTGAAGGGGGGGTGTTGTTTCAGAAATGCTATTTTACAGATTATCTTActgcttattttcattttcttctgctcacTGTGTCCAGCAAACCTTTCCATGgcacctgcctcctcctcagGCCCTCCTTCTTTGAGAAAGGACTCAACCCCTGTCATAGCAAACGTGGTGTCCCTTGCAAGCACCCCAGCTGCCCAGCCTACTGTTAACTCCAACAATGTCTTACAGGGTAAGGCAGCTGAATACGATGCCTGTGCTTTTAAATCTCTATTCCTGAACATTTATATTTgctcagggatttttttcactgaggACAACAGCCACTTCTTCATTATTCTTCACGTCAGTGCAGGTGGTTGCATTTGTTCTCCCTTTATATAGGTGTAAATAATGACTTGAATTTATGTGCCTAAACAGGGAATGAGTTTTAATTGGAATTCTTTTTCTTGACCTTGGCAGAATATGGATTATGGTCCTTGATGATAAGTACACAGGTTAttgtatgggttttttttcttcacaggtGCAGTCCCTACTGTGACAGCAAAAATAATAGGAGATGTAAGTTTTACAAgagactcttttttttcctctctttcaccCAAATTGTATCAGTAACAAGTAAAGTATTTAAGAGTTTTGCACTGTCATTTTGGAACTGCTTTCCCTGGTTATGATTGGGCTTTAAAATTCATCCAGCTTgcagatgctttttaaaaaatagatagCACTTATATGGCATAAAAGTTCTGTTGTGTCTGCTGACAGATTGGATGATTTAAGGCAAAACCTGTCAGATTGTAGCTCTTGAGGTGTCTGTGGTTCTCAAGTAATTCAGTGGTTTCACATCACTTTACTCGGTGTTTTAGGTGTCTGTATCAGACTTTTAGTTATCAAAAGTATCTTAACTCCTTTTTATATCTTTGCCATCAGTAAGATTCCAAGGTCAAAAGTTTATAGTGGTTATTTGACTGCAGGAACCCAGTATTCCTGCAGATTTGTTCACTGCACTGTTAACAAAATTACCTCGTTTTGCAGTAGTTTTTTAAATGATCATTTTTATCAGCAAGTAGAGTTTTAAATTGTTCAACCTCCCACAGCAGAGATCAAACACTACTCTTATGTTGTCTTTCAAAGCAATATGGACTCTGCCctgattttgtgttttccaaACAGGCAAGTACCCAGACAGATGCCCTGAAGCTCCCATCATCAAAACCACCCAGGCTTCtaaaaaacaaagctttatTGTGCAAGCCAATCACACAGACTAAGGCCACCTCCTGCAAACctcacacacaaaacaaagaatgCCAGACAGGTGGGTATCTGGTCTCCTACCCCTGTTGTAAAAATCTGTATTGCAGTTGAGAGAGTAATACATGACTCATGTAGCAGAgtattatttaatgtattttaaaaccttaACTAGTTTTCAGGTGgttgtgtgttgtttttccaatgatttttggtttgttctgtttttggTGTAACAGAAGCAGCGCCTGTTCTGCCCCAGATCGTTGTGGTACCTGTTCCTGTACCAGTGTTTGTGCCAGTGCCCCTCCACCTCTACACTCAGTACACACCAGTTCCCCTGGGGATGCCAGTACCTGTAAGTTATGCTGCAGTTCACTACAGAAGTCAGTGGTTTCCAGTCTTGTTTGGTGTCCAGCACACCCAGCACAGTGTCACTGGGTGTTGTGTCTGCTCATTCGGGCAGCACTTGGAGTCCTTGAAGGCATTTCCCTCCCTATTGCATAATGTTTGGTTAAAAATCATCACACAAAACTGCCAGTTTGTAGGGAGAGCAAGAACAAGTTGTCCTGTCtggagttattttaaaattaatttcagtagtCCTGAAATATATGTAAGATTAAATGAGCGGAATCTCCCTTGTGTATTTGCTGTTTCCCTTCACCCCTAAAAATGGTCTGATATTTTCCACGTGTTCCATAGATACCAGTTCCCATGCCCTTCCCAACTACCCTGGATAATGCTGATAAGATCATTGAAAATATTCAGGATGGCAAGGAAAAGGTTTCCATGAATCCATTTGAAGCTGATCTCCTTCAGATGGCGGAAATGATTGCAGCAGATGcggagagagaaaaaacacactCTCATGGTGGTAGGTGGTGGTTTGCAAAAGGAGATGAAATGCAGTGAGGGGAAGGTCCTCTCCCCACAGagatttatttccctttcccctaTCCTGGGTGCTGATTTGACTTGTATTGACAGTAACAGGTTACTAGAGGTAGTAATCTCCAGATCAGTACATCGTGTGTTAGAAGGAGGAGCCAAAATCAAGAAGACAGAGCAGCTGttttaaagcagtattttcctATCAGGATTTTTATGGTGAGTTCTTGAAGGGTGGTGCAGGTCAGAGTGTGTTGGATAGTGACCAACTCATATAGTAAAAATTGAACAAGCTGAAAAGAGAtgaatagaatatttttatttgtccaAAGATGACTCAAACAACAAACAGGGAGGGATGGCAACCTTTGGAAAAACAAGCATAGGTTagttctgcatttctgtttccCCTGCAACAGCATGACCAAGGTAGAAAGCTGTTGGGAGAACTCCAGTGAAGGAGAAGACACATCAGTGTGTTAATATTATGAGCTAATACATAGTTTTTTGGTGTCCAAAGTATTTTCTATTAGTCGTGTAAGCTGTCAGTCATGTGTAGATACagatttccttctttctccaaagGATCTCAAACATCTGAGCACGAGCTCTTCCTGGACCCCAAGATATTTGAGAAAGGTCagtcagatatttttttttttttttttgcaagtggATATTGATCCTCTCACATCTTTTCTGGCAAACCCCTGGTTTCTGCCTTTCCCATGGTCTGTGATCCCTCTCCTTGCAGACCAGGGCAGCACCTACAGCGGAGACCTGGAGTCCGAGGCTGTGTCCACCCCCcacagctgggaggaggagcTGAACCACTACACCTTACGATCCAATGCCCTGCCAGAGCCCGAGCCAGAGCTGAAGCAGTTCTCCAAAGGGGATGTGGAACAGGACCTGGAGGCAGATTTCCCATCAGGTCAGTGCAATATGGAATAAAACTCACTGTCCTGTTGAAGCACACACGGTTTTCTGCGTGCATGTTGTACCAACAGCCTGCCTGTGTGTTTTCGTGGGGTGAAACTGGGTGTTTAAAGCTGCAGTTATTGATCAGCTCTACTAAAAAttactactttaaaaatattactggtATCTTTAAAGACAGCATTCTGCAGAACCCCTGACAGGAGTAGCAGGCAGCCTTGCTTGACTCCTTTGAACTCATCACTTCTGTGTCCCTGGGTGTAATCCATGTGAGTGGGGGGTAAGATCATGTTGCCTGAATAAATAAACCCACTGTTTCAGGGGGCTTTTTGCTTCTAGTGagaatttactttctttttacagaaaatgcatAGATTGCTTAGTCATTCAAATGTCAGCATTATTTGAACATACAGCTGTGATTGCCAAGTGTCAGGTGTTCCATAGTATCTCAGTGACAGTGACACTTCTACCTGGGCTGCTAAATCATGTAATTAAACTCTTCATGGTGTTGATTTGACTTCAGACTCATTTGACCCTCTCAGTAAAGGACTGGGTTTGCAGTCACGTTCGCGGGCAAGGCGGAGACACAGGGACGGCTTCCCACAGCCAAAAAGAAGGGTAAGGAAGCACTTCTGCAACTGGAATTTGAAATAATAACATCATATGCACTAATCTGAGCATCCGTGGATGAGGAGCCTGTTAAATGCTGATTGTTTTGCCTGCAGGGACGGAAGAAGTCTGTGGTTGCTGTGGAGCCCCGGAATCTCGTACAGGGCTCCTACCCCGGGTGCTCTGTGTCTGGGATGACCCTGAAGTACATGTACGGGGTAAACGCCTGGAAAAACTGGGTCCAATGGAAAAACGCACAGGAGGAACAAGGGGACCTGAAGTTTTCAGGTGAATTTGTCTCTCAGTGGAAACAGAAACACTCGTCGTGATATGTTGTTCAAGTGAAAATTAGGATTAGGTATCACTGAGGTTTGCAACATCCATGAGTGGAGAACAGATTTTGTGGAATACTGTCTTACATTTTtccatgcatttaaaaatcatggCTGTtacattgctttaaaaacaggCTGTAAAACATTAGAAATGTTGGTCTTTTAACCCCCGATTTGCCTTCATTTGCACGTAGTGGTTCTTCATTTGTAGCAGAGATGCCTCTTatgcagctgcagagcttttCTGAGCTAGTACAGAGTCATAGATTTATCAGGCCATAATTCTAAGTTGACAGCACCAACTTGGCCCCATCCTTTTCATCTGTAGCTGGCGCACTCCCAAGGTATTTGTTTGTCAGCAGAACTGTTTGCTGTAAAATAATTGTGTGCTACAACATCAAAATCTTAGCACCTTATCTCTAGGCTTCACAGCTGGAAAGAAACATTCCAAAAGTCTGTGCTGCAACTTGCCTGAAATTAACTTCATTGCTCCTCTTGTCTCACTGGGGTGACAGATAATAATGACATAAAatgtcacttttatttttccaatgatggattactttatttttttttccacaaaagccCAGCAGTCCTGGGATTTGGCAGTGTCTGACTCCCCTTTTGCCTGGTCTCAGATCTTACATCATTGCACTGAGTTTTGTGGGCAAATTTTCAGAGTCAAGCAGAGAATTGAAGTTAGGAATAGAACTGAGCTTTTTGGGGATGGTGAGGAAGAGAGCAAACCATAATAAATACTGTGTGCAATGTAAAGAACTAAGCGTGGCAGGACTTGTATAAGAAAGATCCCAGAGGGAAAAATTCTAATTAGGATGAGATCTGCTTTTTCATCTCTCATTTGGAATTTGTGTTGCCATTACATGAGAGCAGCTGGGGTTTATTTCCCAGAAGAGGAGTAATCACATGagttactgttttcttcttgtggCTAAGGAAGTAAATATTACAGTTATTTCCAGGAAACTGTGCCCACTCCCAGAAAGATTCCCTGCTTGCTTATTCCCAAGCAGGCACTTTATTTAAAGTGTGGAGCAGCCAAGCCTGGTGATTTCATTGTAGATCATTTGATTGATTCCTGGttgctctgcttccctttccAAATCCCCCACATCTCCCATTAaactcttccttccttcttcctttaaGAAGTCAGATTTGCTGCCCTCAATTATGTGCAGAACTATTAGGAAATGCTCAAGGCTCTCACTCCCCTGAGTccagctggagaggggaaaCCTCTTTGTCAGCTCATACAGGGCTGTTCATGTGTGAGAGGAGATTCAGGAGCTCTGCCTACGTGAAATAATAAGGAATGTGTGAAGGTTTAATCTGTTGAATTAATTGTTCCAATGATTTTCCTGGCCCCAGTTCATCCTGTGAAGCTCAAGGAGGACATTCTCTCGTGCACTTTTGCTGAGCTGAGCTTTGGCTTGTGCCAGTTTATTCAAGAGGTGCGGAGACCAAACGGAGAAAAATATGATCCTGACAGCATCTTATACTTGTGCCTTGGAATTCAGCAGGTAACTCCAAGGATTTGGGGGATGCTGGGAACAGACAGAACTTGCTCTGGTTATTTATGCTTTACGTCCATAGTCCCACACAGCAACTTGGGTTTTGTAGAGGAGGCAACAGTGTCTCTTTTTCGTGCTTTATTCTTTGtcttaattctgtattttactgATTTGTCTTGACTTTTTTATGCTTAGAGTGACCAAGTTCTTCTGTCCTTGTAGGAATGTGATGTGGGGGGCTGGATGTTTCTGCCTAGGCACAAACCTTTGGATTTGGAACCTTTTTGGTCCTATTTAATATATAGGAAAGGTTTGCTGTAGGGTGGGATGTTTTAGATCTAAAATAATTGCATGATGCTCTTCTAATATATAAAAGTTTACATGGGAGGGGTTACCCAGGGAAGACTCTCAGTGGCAAGACCTGTTGTGTCCTGAAGTATCCTCTCTGCAATGTTATTTAATCACAAACTGTGTGTCTCCCTGTTTTTTCTCTCGTAGTACCTATTTGAGAATGGTAGAATAGACAACATTTTTACTGAGCCCTATTCCAGGTTCATGATTGAACTtacaaaacttctgaaaatctggGAACCTACAATTCTTCCAAATGGTAGGGCAATTCTTTTGTTTGGTGTAGCTGCATGATGAAGCTCTGtcataaattaatgttttctcaTGCTCAGTGTTATAGGAATTACACATTTTTGGAGTTGGCTGATTGTGGTTTAATACAGTGAAATTAGAACTTAGTGAGGATCTGCTGGTGTCTGCAGTGTTCCTTTGTATCCTTCCCTTCAGGTGTTGGAACATCATGCTGTTCCACAGCTTGGttctccatgtccctcctgtgtTTCTGCATAGAGAATTCTGATTTTATTGGATTAAAATTGCTTACAATAGGTGTGAATTTGGCCTGATATAGGGTTCATCAGTATAGGTTGGCTGAAAGAGGACTTCAAAGCATAaataactattttctttctttatttgcCCGTTCTTTCCAGGTTATATGTTCTCAAGAATTGAAGAGGAACACTTGTGGGAGTGTAAGCAGCTGGGTGCATATTCCCCCATCGTTTTGTTGAACACCCTTCTATTCTTCAACACCAAATACTTCCAACTAAAGAATGTCAGTGAGCACCTGAAACTGTCCTTTGCCCATGTTATGAGGCGCACCCGAACTCTGAAGTATAATACTAAGATGACATATTTACGTTTTTTCCCACCCTTTCAAAAACAAGAGGTAGAATCAGGTGAGTGCTCTCTGACCATCGGGGTTTGGGCAATCAGGTTTGTGTTGTCTGGATCACAGAATTCATTGTGTTGTCtggttcttttttaaaaagggctggggagaaaaaaatgtgttattcaGTAAGCAGAGCTATGCATATGCTGTTCTCCTGGacatttccagtatttttcacTGGTTTAATAGTATTTTATAGCATCCTTGACTTGCATGAAGTTTTATTAACTACTGCATGAGTTAAAGGCCTCTTCTGAAGTCCTTTTCTCAGCACTTCCATATTCTCGAGGTTTCAAGGTCCAGACCCTCACTGTGCCTTTTTAATTCCCAGATTTGTCCTGGGTCTGTGTTGGGAACAGACCTGGCAG encodes:
- the ZMYM4 gene encoding zinc finger MYM-type protein 4 isoform X3, producing MAEAKEEGPGPRRFEDKSDAVFDITEKCGEILDAEMSEDTDNLTPALDSLSYGISNRTGAENSLQGDDHDYFLNSGDLAGIPVIGSDNEEEQNFTPKDTLSSAIPDEDHLEEGKRVPEHELDSEKEIQMQNAIPKDLPSPFEQGPVFKSHRKDFSITRDNGKETFSAKDKNREGHFQEREKRLEKIPKDMDSRLKSSFLDKAVHNQVEETLRTQLAPQTPETNFRESSYLFSSKESIGQELGNSFARNIRIKEEPLDDEYDKAMAPQQGLLDKIKDEPGNSEEYGQQPKSQEGELKISAVFSVSGNPVAPQLSSGFQPAVASSGMSKMLPSVPSTAVRVSCSGCKKVLQKGQTAYQRKGSTQLFCSTLCLTGYTTPVSRPPASTKKTCSSCSKEILNPKDVITAQFDNTDSSKDFCSQSCLSTYELKRKPIVTIHTNSISSKCSMCQKNAVIRHEVNYQNVVHKLCSDACFSQFRSANNLTMNCCEYCGGYCYSGSGQCHILQIEGQSKKFCSSICVTAYKQKSAKITPCTLCKSLRSSAEMVESTNNVGKTELFCSVNCLSAYRVKIVSSAGVQVQCNSCKTSANPQYHLAMSDGSIRNFCSYNCVVAFQNLFNKPSGLKSSVVPLSQGQVIVSIPSGTVVSAAGTTSTVSPSSTSTSAAAGLQRLAAQCQQVTFTRPFVKLKCQHCSRSFTTKPELLDYKGKMFLFCGKTCCDEYKKKNSVMALCEYCRFEKIIKETVRFSGTDKTFCSEVCKLLYKHDLSKRWGNHCKMCSYCLQTAPKLVQNHFAGKTEEFCSEECMSKFTVLFYQMAKCDGCKKQGKLGESIKWQGEMKHFCNLPCILLFCKQQSVPDPPPPNNTGAVPTVTAKIIGDASTQTDALKLPSSKPPRLLKNKALLCKPITQTKATSCKPHTQNKECQTEAAPVLPQIVVVPVPVPVFVPVPLHLYTQYTPVPLGMPVPIPVPMPFPTTLDNADKIIENIQDGKEKVSMNPFEADLLQMAEMIAADAEREKTHSHGGSQTSEHELFLDPKIFEKDQGSTYSGDLESEAVSTPHSWEEELNHYTLRSNALPEPEPELKQFSKGDVEQDLEADFPSDSFDPLSKGLGLQSRSRARRRHRDGFPQPKRRGRKKSVVAVEPRNLVQGSYPGCSVSGMTLKYMYGVNAWKNWVQWKNAQEEQGDLKFSVHPVKLKEDILSCTFAELSFGLCQFIQEVRRPNGEKYDPDSILYLCLGIQQYLFENGRIDNIFTEPYSRFMIELTKLLKIWEPTILPNGYMFSRIEEEHLWECKQLGAYSPIVLLNTLLFFNTKYFQLKNVSEHLKLSFAHVMRRTRTLKYNTKMTYLRFFPPFQKQEVESDKLSVGKRKRSEDEESPTAVEMAENTENPLRCPVRLYEFYLSKCSESVKQRSDVFYLQPERSCVPNSPMWYSTLPIDPGTLDIMLTRILMVREVHEELAKVKSEDSDIELSD